One window of the Pseudobdellovibrionaceae bacterium genome contains the following:
- a CDS encoding LysR family transcriptional regulator, which produces MNLQQLTTFCTVLSEGSMTAAADKLFLTQPAVSQQIRNLEEELAVDLLVRGVRQVKPTLQGQMLYDYAKRILFLTQQAEVAIKTMSQEMSGYLKIGTLNSLGLYMISPIVGMFLKHNSRLQIKLVYGSGEKIISEMRNKNVNIAILPDLKKEYGIEFEHFDKRFLFKDEMWLVGSGRDTSIPNHIEVKDFATRPIISFSEKYPSFRMMVEKKLQEAGVNPVTVFESDNVGTLKRVIESGLGWGFLPAHSIRKQVKTNRMTQIEIEEVKYMVNVNLYSQKGSEIEPMVDVFYRALQQQGIK; this is translated from the coding sequence ATGAACCTGCAACAACTCACCACGTTTTGTACCGTTCTCAGTGAAGGCAGCATGACGGCAGCAGCCGACAAATTGTTTCTCACTCAACCGGCTGTCAGTCAGCAGATTCGCAATTTGGAGGAGGAGTTGGCAGTGGACCTATTGGTACGGGGAGTGCGCCAGGTCAAGCCAACACTGCAAGGGCAGATGCTCTACGATTATGCCAAAAGAATTTTGTTTCTCACCCAACAGGCTGAAGTGGCGATTAAAACCATGTCCCAGGAGATGTCGGGATACCTGAAGATTGGAACTCTCAACTCGCTAGGCTTGTATATGATCAGCCCGATTGTCGGGATGTTCCTGAAGCACAATTCGCGACTACAGATCAAGCTCGTCTATGGATCGGGTGAGAAGATCATCAGTGAGATGAGAAACAAAAACGTCAACATCGCCATCTTACCTGACCTCAAAAAAGAGTATGGCATCGAGTTCGAGCACTTCGACAAGAGATTCTTGTTTAAAGATGAGATGTGGCTGGTGGGTTCTGGTCGTGATACTTCCATTCCCAATCACATTGAAGTCAAAGACTTTGCCACTCGGCCGATTATTTCCTTTTCCGAAAAGTACCCCTCATTTCGCATGATGGTGGAAAAGAAGCTGCAAGAGGCGGGCGTGAACCCAGTCACCGTGTTTGAATCCGACAATGTGGGCACTCTTAAGCGGGTCATTGAATCTGGCTTAGGCTGGGGCTTTTTGCCTGCCCATAGTATTCGCAAGCAGGTGAAGACCAATCGCATGACTCAGATCGAAATCGAGGAAGTCAAATACATGGTGAATGTGAATCTCTACTCGCAAAAGGGCTCAGAGATCGAACCGATGGTCGACGTCTTTTATCGAGCCCTCCAGCAACAGGGAATCAAGTAG
- a CDS encoding L-threonylcarbamoyladenylate synthase: MIEYVIAQNPDTRILQKASNALKEGQLVCLPTDTNWVLVCDPFHKIGVEKLYQMRKADAEKHFSLLCDAVSRASHLARISTEVFRLIKNKIPGHYTFIFEAEKTITKHLKASKKDHEIGIRFPPNRLVQELIRVHDNALLSSNVTLEMLGISDDSIEIYGYLIEESIGHQLAMILDPSDYEFAGPSTIVSFINGEPEVLREGAGEF, encoded by the coding sequence TTGATTGAATATGTGATTGCCCAAAACCCGGACACGAGGATTTTGCAGAAGGCCTCGAATGCCCTAAAAGAGGGGCAATTGGTGTGTCTGCCGACGGACACCAATTGGGTTTTGGTCTGCGATCCTTTTCATAAAATTGGAGTGGAAAAACTCTATCAAATGCGCAAAGCCGATGCGGAAAAGCACTTTAGTTTGCTTTGCGATGCCGTTTCGAGGGCCTCCCATCTGGCGCGCATCTCGACAGAAGTATTTCGTCTCATCAAGAACAAGATTCCCGGGCATTACACTTTTATCTTTGAAGCCGAAAAGACAATTACTAAACACCTTAAGGCCTCAAAAAAGGATCATGAAATCGGTATTCGCTTTCCTCCCAATCGCTTGGTACAGGAGCTGATTCGCGTGCACGACAATGCCTTGCTTTCTTCCAACGTCACCCTTGAAATGCTGGGGATCAGTGATGACTCCATCGAGATCTACGGATACTTGATTGAAGAGAGCATTGGCCATCAGTTGGCCATGATTCTCGACCCCAGCGATTACGAATTCGCCGGGCCCAGCACCATCGTCAGCTTTATTAATGGCGAGCCGGAAGTGCTGAGGGAAGGGGCGGGGGAGTTTTAA